The proteins below are encoded in one region of Sphingobium yanoikuyae:
- a CDS encoding D-amino-acid transaminase: MSVAYLNGQFLPLEDVRISPLDRGFLFADGIYEVAAVIDGRLVDSASHLARLERSCTEIGIALPLTLDEIEAAQKALVAHNGLGEGLVYLQITRGADVTRDFIPPAGLQPTLFMFVQNKTFLDVPAARTGVAVATMADLRWARRDIKSVGLLAQAMAKMAAKEAGAQEAWMIEDGFITEGASSTAFIVTDEGIVTRPYSQSVLAGCTGAALTALAEESGVAVIRRPFTLAEALAAKEAFMTSASTFCLSIVKIDGQPVGDGTPGPVATRLRELYIDFARRTAV, encoded by the coding sequence ATGTCCGTCGCCTATCTCAACGGCCAGTTTCTGCCGCTCGAAGACGTCCGCATCTCCCCGCTCGATCGCGGCTTCCTGTTCGCCGACGGCATTTATGAAGTGGCGGCCGTGATCGATGGCCGGCTGGTCGACAGCGCCAGCCATCTCGCCCGGCTGGAACGTTCCTGCACTGAAATCGGCATCGCCCTGCCGCTGACCCTGGACGAGATCGAGGCGGCGCAGAAGGCGCTGGTCGCCCATAATGGCCTTGGCGAGGGCCTGGTCTATCTCCAGATCACCCGCGGCGCTGACGTCACCCGCGACTTCATCCCGCCGGCCGGGCTACAGCCGACCCTGTTCATGTTCGTCCAGAACAAGACCTTCCTCGATGTGCCCGCCGCCAGGACCGGCGTCGCGGTCGCCACCATGGCCGACCTGCGCTGGGCGCGGCGCGACATCAAGAGCGTCGGCCTGCTCGCCCAGGCGATGGCCAAGATGGCCGCCAAGGAAGCCGGCGCGCAGGAAGCCTGGATGATCGAGGATGGCTTCATCACCGAAGGCGCCTCCTCCACCGCCTTCATCGTCACCGACGAAGGCATCGTCACCCGCCCCTACAGCCAGTCGGTGCTGGCCGGCTGCACCGGTGCGGCGCTGACCGCCCTTGCCGAGGAAAGCGGCGTCGCCGTCATCCGCCGCCCCTTCACCCTCGCCGAAGCGCTCGCCGCCAAGGAAGCCTTCATGACCAGCGCCTCGACCTTCTGCCTTTCGATCGTCAAAATCGATGGCCAGCCGGTCGGTGACGGCACGCCCGGCCCGGTCGCGACCCGGCTGCGCGAACTCTATATCGACTTCGCCCGCCGCACCGCGGTCTGA
- a CDS encoding P-II family nitrogen regulator has translation MKLVMAIIKPFKLDDVREALSSLGIAGMTVSEVKGFGRQKGQTEIYRGAEYSTNMVPKIKIEVVCDDDLAPRVVEATQAAANSGAIGDGKIFVLDVGQAVRIRTGETGETAL, from the coding sequence ATGAAACTTGTCATGGCTATCATCAAGCCGTTCAAGCTTGACGATGTCCGCGAGGCTCTTTCCTCGCTTGGCATCGCCGGTATGACGGTCAGCGAAGTGAAGGGCTTTGGTCGCCAGAAGGGCCAGACCGAAATCTATCGCGGCGCCGAATATTCCACCAACATGGTTCCCAAGATCAAGATCGAGGTGGTCTGCGACGACGACCTCGCGCCGCGCGTGGTGGAAGCGACGCAGGCCGCCGCCAATTCGGGCGCGATCGGCGATGGCAAGATCTTCGTCCTCGATGTCGGCCAGGCCGTGCGCATCCGCACCGGCGAGACCGGCGAAACCGCGCTGTAA
- the rpoN gene encoding RNA polymerase factor sigma-54, whose product MALGPRLDIRQSQSLVMTPQLQQAIKLLALSNLEIEAFVAGELEKNPLLEQGAADDGGREGSGVDREVEAPTLAAETGASDDLIAQGLGGADSPLDVDHGTETFIDDGPADRMAAGSGSGSLDMLGGGSGSGEAVDFDSFANAAPSLQEHLMDQARSTLSGMELLIATQLIGQISEAGYLEANLLQTAHGLGVPLFTVEAVLEVIHSFDPTGVGARSLAECLALQAKEANRYDPCIQRLLANLDLLAKGALPQLRRICGVDEEDLADMIRELRGYDPKPGLRFASDSATPVTPDLFVSRTREGWGIEVNSATLPRVLVNRTYYVELAGGPQDKASKAWLADCLASANWLVKALDQRQKTIIKVASEIVRQQEDFFRNGVAYLKPLTLRAVADAIEMHESTVSRVTSNKYLSCPRGLYELKYFFTSGVAAADGDGAVSAEAVKSHIKALIGAEEAHAILSDDTLVDLLRAKGMDIARRTVAKYRESMGIGSSVQRRRQKALKGKAA is encoded by the coding sequence ATGGCGCTCGGGCCACGCCTCGACATCCGCCAGAGCCAGTCTCTGGTGATGACGCCGCAGCTCCAGCAGGCGATCAAGCTGCTGGCGCTGTCCAATCTGGAGATCGAGGCGTTCGTCGCGGGCGAACTGGAAAAGAACCCGCTGCTCGAACAGGGCGCCGCCGATGACGGTGGACGGGAAGGCAGCGGCGTCGACCGCGAGGTGGAGGCGCCGACCCTGGCCGCAGAAACCGGCGCCAGCGACGATCTGATCGCCCAGGGGCTGGGCGGCGCCGACAGTCCGCTCGACGTCGATCATGGCACGGAAACCTTCATCGACGATGGCCCGGCCGACCGCATGGCCGCGGGCAGCGGTTCAGGCTCGCTCGACATGCTCGGCGGTGGCAGCGGTTCGGGCGAAGCGGTCGATTTCGACAGTTTCGCCAATGCCGCGCCCAGCCTGCAGGAACATCTGATGGACCAGGCCCGCAGCACGCTGTCGGGCATGGAGCTGCTGATCGCCACCCAGTTGATCGGCCAGATCAGCGAAGCGGGCTATCTGGAGGCCAATCTGCTCCAGACCGCCCATGGCCTGGGCGTGCCGCTCTTCACGGTCGAGGCCGTGCTCGAAGTTATCCACAGCTTCGACCCCACCGGCGTGGGCGCCCGCTCGCTCGCCGAATGCCTCGCCCTTCAGGCGAAGGAGGCGAACCGCTACGATCCCTGCATCCAGCGGCTGCTCGCCAATCTCGACCTGCTGGCCAAGGGCGCCCTGCCCCAGCTGCGCCGCATTTGCGGCGTGGATGAGGAGGATCTGGCCGACATGATCCGCGAACTGCGCGGCTATGATCCCAAGCCCGGCCTGCGCTTCGCCAGCGACAGCGCGACGCCGGTCACGCCCGACCTGTTCGTCAGCCGCACCCGCGAAGGCTGGGGCATAGAGGTCAACAGCGCCACCCTGCCGCGCGTGCTGGTCAACCGCACCTATTATGTCGAACTGGCCGGCGGCCCGCAGGACAAGGCGAGCAAGGCCTGGCTGGCCGACTGCCTCGCCAGCGCCAACTGGCTGGTGAAGGCGCTCGACCAGCGGCAGAAGACGATCATCAAGGTGGCGAGCGAGATCGTCCGCCAGCAGGAGGATTTCTTCCGCAATGGCGTCGCTTATCTCAAGCCGCTGACGCTGCGCGCGGTCGCCGACGCGATCGAGATGCATGAATCGACCGTCAGCCGCGTCACCTCGAACAAATATCTCTCCTGCCCGCGCGGCCTCTACGAACTCAAATATTTCTTCACCAGCGGCGTCGCGGCGGCGGATGGCGACGGCGCCGTCTCGGCCGAGGCGGTGAAGAGCCATATCAAGGCGCTGATCGGCGCGGAGGAGGCCCATGCCATCCTCTCCGACGACACTTTGGTCGACCTGCTGCGCGCCAAGGGCATGGACATCGCCCGCCGCACCGTCGCCAAATATCGCGAATCCATGGGCATCGGCTCCTCGGTCCAGCGCCGCCGGCAAAAGGCGCTCAAGGGCAAGGCCGCCTGA
- a CDS encoding DUF924 family protein — protein sequence MNMLTDSHDAVTADWAAALLDFWFNQVGEEGWYSHDPALDQHCIDRFAVLWSEKRTLPAESFLDRADDALAAVLLFDQLPRNMFRGQAQAFATDPIAREVARGAIALGYDIQIGGAGRLFFYMPFQHSEDLADQELSLSLFEGTGDARSLDFARQHHATIARFGRFPHRNATLGRTTLPAEAAAVAEGSQW from the coding sequence ATGAACATGCTGACCGACAGCCATGACGCCGTGACCGCCGACTGGGCGGCGGCCCTGCTCGACTTCTGGTTCAACCAGGTGGGCGAGGAAGGCTGGTACAGCCATGATCCGGCGCTCGACCAGCATTGCATCGACCGCTTCGCCGTCCTGTGGAGCGAGAAGCGGACGCTTCCGGCCGAAAGCTTCCTTGACCGCGCCGACGATGCGCTGGCCGCGGTGCTGCTGTTCGACCAACTGCCCCGCAACATGTTCCGCGGCCAGGCCCAGGCCTTTGCCACCGACCCGATCGCCCGTGAGGTAGCGCGCGGCGCCATCGCGCTGGGCTATGACATCCAGATTGGCGGGGCGGGCCGGCTCTTCTTCTACATGCCCTTCCAGCATAGCGAGGATCTGGCCGATCAGGAGCTGTCGCTCTCCCTATTCGAAGGGACCGGCGACGCCCGGTCGCTCGATTTCGCCCGCCAGCATCATGCAACCATCGCGCGCTTCGGCCGTTTCCCCCATCGCAACGCTACCCTTGGTCGCACCACCCTGCCCGCCGAAGCGGCAGCGGTCGCCGAAGGATCGCAATGGTAG
- a CDS encoding ammonium transporter has translation MTFSKKICGALGATGLSLFAALPAWAQDAAAPAATVDKGDTAWMMTSTILVFLMILPGLALFYGGLARSKNMLSVMTQIGAAACLAMLIWVMYGYSMAFGPDYTSGLSNFVSTFDKAFLKGITPASQAATFTAGVEIPEYVFVCFQMTFAAITVALVLGSVVERIKFSAVMVFAAIWLTIVYFPIAHMVWAASGYFFKAGALDFAGGTVVHINAGVSALVACLILGKRIGFPKEPMAPHSLTLTAVGTGLLWVGWFGFNAGSALEANGSAALAMINTFVATASGALFWMLAERVNGHKASALGFCSGVIAGLVAVTPAAGNSGPFGAIVLGAVASIVCFYAVTVLKPKLGYDDSLDAFGIHGIGGMIGAIGTAIVYSPALGGPGAADYEIGAKLLVQIEAVVVTIIWASIGTAIAIFIAKAITGLRVSQEVEYEGLDLGEHGERAYNY, from the coding sequence ATGACCTTTTCGAAGAAGATTTGCGGCGCGCTGGGGGCCACCGGCCTCTCGCTGTTCGCCGCGCTGCCCGCCTGGGCACAGGACGCGGCCGCGCCGGCCGCGACCGTGGACAAGGGCGATACCGCCTGGATGATGACCTCCACCATCCTCGTCTTCCTGATGATCCTGCCCGGCCTCGCCCTGTTCTACGGCGGTCTTGCCCGCAGCAAGAACATGCTGTCGGTGATGACGCAGATCGGCGCCGCCGCCTGCCTCGCCATGCTGATCTGGGTCATGTACGGCTATTCGATGGCCTTCGGTCCCGATTATACCAGCGGCCTCTCCAACTTCGTCTCGACCTTCGACAAGGCCTTCCTGAAGGGCATCACGCCCGCTTCGCAGGCCGCGACCTTCACCGCCGGCGTCGAGATTCCGGAATATGTCTTCGTCTGCTTCCAGATGACCTTCGCCGCGATCACCGTTGCGCTGGTGCTGGGTTCGGTGGTCGAACGCATCAAATTCTCGGCCGTGATGGTGTTCGCCGCCATCTGGCTGACGATCGTCTATTTCCCGATCGCGCACATGGTCTGGGCTGCTTCTGGCTATTTCTTCAAGGCCGGCGCGCTCGATTTCGCGGGCGGCACCGTCGTTCACATCAACGCCGGCGTCTCGGCGCTGGTGGCCTGCCTCATCCTAGGCAAGCGCATCGGCTTCCCCAAGGAACCGATGGCCCCGCACAGCCTGACGCTGACCGCCGTCGGCACCGGCCTGCTGTGGGTCGGCTGGTTCGGCTTCAACGCCGGTTCGGCGCTCGAAGCCAATGGCTCGGCCGCCCTCGCCATGATCAACACCTTCGTCGCCACCGCATCGGGCGCTCTGTTCTGGATGCTGGCTGAGCGCGTCAACGGCCACAAGGCGTCGGCCCTGGGCTTCTGCTCGGGCGTCATCGCCGGTCTCGTCGCGGTCACCCCGGCCGCCGGCAACTCGGGCCCGTTCGGTGCGATCGTCCTGGGCGCCGTTGCCTCGATCGTCTGCTTCTATGCCGTCACCGTGCTCAAGCCCAAGCTTGGCTATGACGACAGCCTGGACGCCTTCGGCATCCACGGCATCGGCGGCATGATCGGCGCCATCGGCACCGCGATCGTCTACTCGCCGGCCCTCGGCGGCCCCGGCGCGGCGGACTATGAAATCGGCGCCAAGCTGCTCGTCCAGATCGAAGCGGTCGTCGTGACCATCATCTGGGCCTCGATCGGCACCGCCATCGCCATCTTCATCGCCAAGGCCATTACCGGCCTGCGGGTCAGCCAGGAGGTCGAATATGAAGGCCTCGACCTCGGCGAGCATGGCGAGCGCGCCTACAATTACTGA
- the lptB gene encoding LPS export ABC transporter ATP-binding protein, with the protein MDDVTIQDRAASARPLAPQEVGEGLSVISIAKSYDKRVVLSDVSLTVGKGEVVGLLGPNGAGKTTCFYSVMGLVRPDQGRIILDGQDITGLPMYRRAILGLGYLPQETSIFRGLTVEQNIGAVLEMAEPNKAARAEKLEQLLDEFGLTRLRDSAAMALSGGERRRCEIARALAADPSIVLLDEPFAGIDPLSIADIRDLVKQLKTRGIGVLITDHNVRETLEIVDRACIIYSGQVLFAGSPTELVAHPDVRRLYLGENFQL; encoded by the coding sequence ATGGACGATGTGACGATCCAGGACAGGGCCGCTTCGGCGCGACCGCTCGCTCCGCAGGAAGTGGGCGAGGGCCTGTCCGTCATCTCGATCGCGAAAAGCTATGACAAGCGCGTCGTCCTGTCCGACGTGTCGCTGACCGTGGGCAAGGGCGAGGTCGTCGGCCTGCTCGGCCCCAATGGCGCGGGCAAGACGACCTGCTTCTATTCGGTCATGGGCCTCGTCCGTCCCGATCAGGGCCGCATCATCCTCGACGGCCAGGATATTACCGGCCTGCCCATGTATCGCCGCGCGATCCTGGGCCTGGGCTATCTGCCGCAGGAGACCTCGATCTTCCGGGGCCTGACGGTCGAACAGAATATCGGCGCCGTGCTGGAAATGGCCGAACCCAACAAGGCCGCCCGTGCCGAGAAGCTGGAACAGCTGCTCGACGAATTCGGCCTGACCCGTTTGCGCGATTCCGCCGCCATGGCGTTGTCGGGCGGTGAACGGCGTCGCTGCGAAATCGCCCGCGCGCTGGCCGCCGATCCCTCGATCGTGCTGCTCGACGAGCCATTCGCCGGCATCGATCCGCTGTCGATCGCGGACATTCGCGACCTGGTGAAGCAGCTCAAGACGCGCGGCATCGGCGTCCTCATCACCGACCATAATGTGCGCGAGACGCTGGAAATCGTCGACCGCGCCTGCATCATCTACAGCGGCCAGGTGCTGTTCGCCGGCAGCCCGACCGAACTGGTCGCCCATCCCGATGTTCGCCGCCTCTATCTGGGCGAGAATTTCCAGCTCTGA
- a CDS encoding MarR family transcriptional regulator has protein sequence MADPFSTDHNSPYAAPDDRRGLLIVADDEWFDDAAMLADAAGLRLLGTVPLGQAAARLDMQVGCDVVLLLCHQPDPLLERLIVQVETIAIQNRMAVVLLAGIETLDMAYACMRSPQTQLLCSPDNGDIAAALLAAAHGDAMPHNLHDATHESDGNRLQRLSEEVSRLARTIEALTDRPRPTLPAFDMPARIADRQGGYTAMPAMAAIGAATMAETACVTAAQVRDLLRARRLRADFLPGDLFADPAWDMMLDLLAARLEQAHVSVSSLCIASAVPPTTALRWIRTLTDKALVERRADPHDGRRIFIALADDAADQLIRWFGASHRYRAH, from the coding sequence ATGGCCGATCCCTTCTCGACCGATCATAATAGCCCCTATGCCGCGCCGGATGACCGGCGCGGGCTGCTGATCGTTGCCGATGACGAATGGTTCGACGATGCCGCCATGCTGGCCGATGCCGCCGGCCTCCGCCTGCTCGGCACCGTGCCGCTCGGCCAGGCCGCCGCCCGGCTCGACATGCAGGTGGGCTGCGACGTCGTGCTGCTGCTCTGCCACCAGCCCGATCCGTTGCTCGAACGGCTGATCGTCCAGGTCGAGACGATCGCGATTCAGAATCGCATGGCGGTCGTGCTGCTCGCCGGGATCGAGACGCTCGACATGGCCTATGCCTGCATGCGCAGCCCGCAGACCCAGTTGCTGTGCAGTCCCGACAATGGCGACATCGCCGCCGCCCTGCTCGCCGCCGCGCACGGCGATGCTATGCCCCATAATCTGCACGACGCCACCCATGAAAGCGACGGCAACCGGCTGCAGCGGCTGAGCGAGGAAGTCAGCCGTCTTGCTCGCACGATCGAGGCCCTGACCGATCGGCCGCGCCCGACGCTCCCCGCGTTCGACATGCCCGCCCGCATCGCCGATCGCCAGGGCGGCTATACCGCCATGCCGGCCATGGCCGCGATCGGTGCGGCCACCATGGCGGAAACCGCCTGCGTCACCGCCGCACAGGTCCGCGACCTGCTGCGCGCCCGCCGGCTGCGCGCCGATTTCCTGCCCGGCGACCTGTTCGCCGATCCGGCCTGGGACATGATGCTCGACCTGCTCGCCGCCCGGCTGGAACAGGCCCATGTCTCGGTCTCCAGCCTGTGCATCGCGTCCGCCGTGCCGCCGACCACGGCGCTGCGCTGGATTCGCACATTGACGGACAAGGCCCTGGTCGAGCGTCGTGCCGATCCGCATGACGGTCGCCGCATCTTCATCGCGCTCGCCGACGACGCGGCTGACCAGTTGATCCGCTGGTTCGGCGCCAGCCATCGCTATCGCGCGCACTGA
- the tldD gene encoding metalloprotease TldD, translated as MTDLASQFTDARGLLYRPGLLDPDGARRLTAQALSACDDGELYLQYRASESFGFDDGRLKTADYSTDAGFGLRGVSGEMTGFAHANDLSEAAIAKAAQTLTLLDPAKGQPAPPPQRTNRHLYTDANPLELVPFAEKVTLCAAIDAAARARDPRVAQVSVSLAGSWSVIEIVRADGFTASDIRPLVRLNVSVTLEENGRRETGVFGIGGRYLYDQVMDPKIWNRAIDEALAQAQVNLRSVAAPAGEMTVLLGPGWPGVLVHEAIGHGLEGDFNRKGTSAFSGRIGQRVAAPGVTVVDDGSILDRRGSLSIDDEGTPTQENILIEDGILKGYMQDRLNARLMGVAPTGNGRRESYAHAPMPRMTNTFIKGGQDDPEELLSRVKSGIFAKSFGGGQVDIVSGKFVFSCTEAYKVENGKIGDPIKGATLIGDGPTALTKVIGIGNDWALDEGIGMCGKGGQSVPAGVGQPTLLMDGLTVGGTAA; from the coding sequence ATGACCGATCTCGCTTCGCAATTCACTGATGCCCGCGGCCTGCTCTATCGTCCGGGCCTGCTCGATCCCGATGGCGCGCGCCGCCTGACCGCGCAGGCGCTTTCGGCCTGCGACGATGGCGAGCTCTACCTCCAATATCGCGCCAGCGAGAGCTTCGGCTTTGACGACGGCCGGCTCAAGACCGCCGATTATTCAACCGATGCGGGCTTCGGCCTGCGCGGCGTCTCGGGCGAGATGACCGGCTTTGCCCATGCCAATGACCTCAGCGAAGCGGCGATCGCCAAGGCGGCGCAGACGCTGACCCTGCTCGATCCGGCCAAGGGCCAGCCCGCCCCGCCGCCCCAGCGCACCAATCGCCACCTCTATACCGACGCCAATCCGCTGGAGCTGGTGCCCTTCGCCGAGAAGGTGACCCTGTGCGCCGCGATCGATGCCGCCGCCCGCGCCCGCGACCCGCGCGTCGCCCAGGTCTCGGTCAGCCTCGCCGGCAGCTGGTCGGTGATCGAGATCGTTCGCGCCGACGGCTTCACCGCCAGTGACATCCGCCCGCTCGTCCGCCTCAACGTATCGGTCACCCTGGAAGAAAATGGCCGGCGCGAAACCGGCGTGTTCGGCATTGGCGGCCGCTATCTCTACGATCAGGTGATGGACCCCAAGATCTGGAACCGCGCCATTGACGAGGCGCTGGCCCAGGCCCAGGTCAATCTCCGCTCGGTCGCCGCCCCCGCCGGCGAGATGACCGTGCTGCTTGGCCCCGGCTGGCCGGGCGTGCTGGTCCATGAAGCGATCGGCCATGGCCTGGAAGGCGATTTCAACCGCAAGGGCACCAGTGCCTTTTCCGGCCGCATCGGCCAGCGCGTCGCCGCGCCGGGCGTCACCGTGGTCGACGATGGCAGCATCCTCGATCGCCGCGGTTCGCTCTCGATCGACGACGAAGGCACGCCGACGCAGGAAAATATCCTGATCGAGGACGGCATCCTCAAGGGCTATATGCAGGACCGCCTCAACGCCCGGCTGATGGGCGTCGCGCCGACCGGCAATGGCCGCCGCGAATCCTATGCCCATGCGCCGATGCCGCGCATGACCAACACCTTCATCAAGGGTGGTCAGGACGATCCGGAAGAGCTGCTGTCGCGCGTCAAGTCGGGCATCTTCGCCAAGAGCTTTGGCGGCGGCCAGGTCGACATCGTCTCGGGCAAGTTCGTCTTCTCCTGCACCGAGGCCTATAAGGTCGAAAATGGCAAGATCGGCGATCCGATCAAGGGCGCGACCCTGATCGGCGACGGCCCGACCGCACTGACCAAGGTGATCGGCATCGGCAATGACTGGGCGCTCGACGAAGGCATCGGCATGTGCGGCAAGGGTGGGCAGAGCGTGCCGGCCGGCGTCGGCCAGCCGACCCTGTTGATGGACGGGCTGACCGTCGGCGGCACCGCCGCCTGA
- a CDS encoding zinc-finger domain-containing protein has translation MIQPPEIIRVTKSRVSCDGSGDIPAALGHPRVFLEIDEHGYVDCGYCDRRFVLAGGVADNADLGNKPDIASGASL, from the coding sequence ATGATCCAGCCGCCCGAAATCATCCGAGTCACCAAGTCCCGCGTCTCCTGCGACGGTTCGGGTGACATTCCCGCCGCCCTTGGCCATCCGCGCGTCTTCCTGGAAATCGACGAGCATGGCTATGTCGATTGCGGCTATTGCGATCGCCGCTTCGTGCTGGCCGGCGGCGTCGCCGACAATGCCGATCTCGGCAACAAGCCGGACATCGCTTCGGGCGCCAGCCTTTAA